One Aegilops tauschii subsp. strangulata cultivar AL8/78 chromosome 7, Aet v6.0, whole genome shotgun sequence genomic window carries:
- the LOC141027338 gene encoding uncharacterized protein has protein sequence MDDFRNTTERLFIDADGNTKLEVLYTNEPYKVEEILTHYEEWLRGDKYKFVGLDLEYTREDYFDRSRKVAIMQLAMRKHVLVYHLCKARTECAALKDFLRNKGIIFASVDVRNDRDVLANSYLKIPRECHIDLQEEIMIKGGNLRDSMADLAGAVINKSYLSMKSSFPQGLHDYWEWKPLFLEHLKYAAIDGYVSYELYRRVLSMKDMMHPRCLPDPGCR, from the exons ATGGACGACTTCAGGAACACTACTGAGCGTCTCTTTATAGATGCTGATGGTAATACCAAGCTCGAGGTGCTGTACACCAACGAGCCCTACAAGGTGGAGGAGATTCTTACTCACTATGAGGAATGGCTGCGTGGGGACAAGTACAAGTTTGTTGGTCTTGATCTGGAGTACACACGAGAGGATTATTTTGATCGTAGTAGAAAGGTTGCCATTATGCAACTGGCGATGCGCAAGCATGTTCTTGTCTATCACTTGTGCAAGGCCAGGACGGAGTGCGCTGCTCTGAAGGATTTCCTTCGGAACAAAGGTATAATTTTCGCTAGTGTCGACGTCAGGAACGATAGGGATGTTCTCGCAAACAGTTACCTCAAAATCCCAAGAGAGTGTCACATCGACCTTCAAGAGGAGATCATGATCAAAGGAGGCAATCTAAGGGATTCCATGGCAGATTTGGCAGGAGCAGTCATAAACAAATCTTACTTGAGTATGAAGTCGTCTTTTCCACAAGGCCTGCATGACTACTGGGAATGGAAGCCGCTTTTCCTTGAACACCTGAAATATGCGGCAATT GATGGGTATGTCAGCTACGAGCTCTACCGCCGAGTTCTGTCTATGAAGGACATGATGCATCCTCGTTGTCTTCCAGACCCTGGATGCCGTTGA
- the LOC141027337 gene encoding uncharacterized protein: MDDFLNTTDYHPIVADGNTKLDVWYTNEPGKVEEIIGLYEDWLREEKHKFVGLGMEFTARTECPALKDFLENRGITFSSVGVRNIRDALFQDFIRIPEGYRIDIQEKFMIKGGEERDSMEDLAGAIIDESYSKLESSFPELLRHYWDWKPLTFDHLKYGATEGYVSYDLYRRFLSMRDILHRRCLPDFRWRGRF, encoded by the exons ATGGACGACTTTTTGAACACCACCGATTACCATCCTATAGTTGCCGATGGtaacacgaagctcgacgtgTGGTACACCAACGAGCCTGGCAAGGTGGAGGAGATAATTGGCTTGTACGAGGACTGGTTGCGCGAGGAGAAGCACAAGTTTGTTGGTCTCGGCATGGAGTTCAC GGCCAGGACGGAGTGCCCTGCCCTGAAGGATTTCCTTGAGAATAGAGGTATAACTTTCTCTAGTGTGGGCGTCAGGAATATTAGAGATGCTCTTTTTCAAGATTTCATCAGAATTCCAGAAGGGTACCGCATCGACATCCAAGAGAAGTTTATGATCAAAGGCGGTGAAGAAAGGGACTCCATGGAGGACTTAGCAGGAGCCATCATTGACGAATCTTATTCGAAGCTGGAGTCATCTTTTCCAGAACTTCTTCGTCACTACTGGGATTGGAAGCCACTTACTTTTGATCACCTGAAATATGGAGCTACT GAAGGGTATGTGAGCTATGATCTATACCGCCGGTTTCTGTCGATGAGGGACATCCTGCATCGTCGTTGTCTTCCTGATTTCAGATGGCGAGGACGTTTCTGA